One window of Robiginitalea biformata HTCC2501 genomic DNA carries:
- a CDS encoding UDP-N-acetylmuramoyl-tripeptide--D-alanyl-D-alanine ligase translates to MDTKSLYEFFLKHPKVSTDSRTIPENGIFFALKGPNFNGNEFAIEALSRGAALAVVDEGDFPDEPRCIRVPDALAALQQLAMHHRLQCKARIIGLTGSNGKTTTKELIAAVLSKKYRTLATRGNLNNHIGVPLTLLRIAPETELAIVEMGANHQGEIRLLSEMAQPDFGYITNFGKAHLEGFGGVEGVIRGKSELYENLMERGATIFMNADDPVQFEKLAGYANCVGFSTRNPAYMQIKNLTDGPAVRLQVDDVVVQTQLTGRYNFSNCAVSACIGKHFGVPAEAIAEALESYIPANNRSQLIERGNLRILLDAYNANPTSMAAALENLAEMDSPRKIAILGDMFELGAEAAAEHEAVGRFALSKNPEKLYLVGQHFYDTALPAARFPDFAALSRELKANPLTGPATVLIKGSRGMALERVLEFL, encoded by the coding sequence ATGGATACGAAAAGCCTGTACGAGTTCTTCCTGAAACACCCGAAGGTCAGTACGGATAGCCGAACCATCCCGGAAAACGGCATTTTTTTTGCGCTGAAAGGACCCAATTTCAACGGGAATGAATTTGCGATAGAAGCCCTGTCCCGGGGAGCGGCCCTCGCAGTGGTAGACGAAGGGGACTTTCCCGACGAGCCCCGCTGCATCCGGGTGCCGGATGCACTCGCCGCCCTCCAACAACTGGCCATGCACCATCGCCTTCAATGCAAGGCCCGGATCATCGGGCTTACCGGGAGTAATGGAAAGACCACGACCAAGGAGTTGATAGCCGCCGTCCTGAGCAAGAAATATCGGACACTCGCTACCCGGGGAAACCTCAACAACCACATCGGCGTCCCCCTCACCCTGCTCCGGATCGCGCCGGAGACAGAATTGGCCATCGTTGAAATGGGGGCAAACCACCAGGGGGAAATCCGCCTGCTCAGTGAAATGGCACAACCCGATTTCGGATATATCACGAATTTCGGAAAAGCCCACCTGGAGGGATTCGGGGGGGTGGAAGGCGTCATCCGGGGAAAAAGCGAGCTCTATGAAAACCTGATGGAACGGGGCGCCACCATTTTTATGAACGCCGACGACCCGGTGCAGTTCGAAAAACTGGCAGGGTATGCAAATTGCGTGGGTTTTAGCACCCGAAACCCCGCCTATATGCAGATCAAAAACCTGACCGACGGGCCGGCTGTCCGATTGCAGGTAGATGACGTGGTGGTGCAGACCCAATTAACGGGGAGATATAACTTTTCGAATTGCGCAGTTTCTGCCTGTATCGGTAAACACTTTGGGGTACCTGCTGAAGCGATTGCCGAAGCCCTGGAATCATACATCCCGGCAAACAACCGGTCGCAATTGATCGAACGCGGCAACCTGCGCATTCTCCTGGACGCCTACAACGCAAATCCCACGAGCATGGCGGCAGCACTCGAAAACCTCGCCGAAATGGATAGCCCCCGGAAAATTGCCATCCTGGGGGACATGTTTGAACTGGGTGCGGAGGCGGCTGCGGAACACGAAGCCGTCGGGAGGTTCGCACTGTCCAAAAACCCGGAGAAACTCTATCTGGTGGGACAGCACTTTTACGATACTGCGCTGCCGGCCGCACGGTTTCCGGATTTTGCAGCCCTTTCCCGGGAATTAAAGGCCAACCCGTTAACCGGGCCGGCCACCGTCCTGATCAAAGGCTCCCGGGGCATGGCCCTGGAACGCGTTCTGGAGTTCCTCTGA
- the gldJ gene encoding gliding motility lipoprotein GldJ, producing MKRTRISALLSAAVIAGSLSLQSCKNSGGGSKNTSRATGWKINAKEGGFQYNTDFKEQETAPGLVFVEGGTFTKGKLQDDVMHDWNNTPTTQHVQSFYMDETEVTNVMYLEYLDYLKSVYPPENPQYTAIYEGALPDTLVWRNRLGFNETMTNNYLRHPAYAEYPVVGVNWVQAVQFAEWRTDRVNEAMLEREGYLAEDVKYRAMNGEIGGTFSTEAYLNRPGSVYGGQIDSLTGKNQKDSVPSFAKRSSGIIMPEYRLPTETEWEYAAQALQGSREYNNYRGRKKYPWDGDYTRNGQRVGRGDQLANFKQGKGDYGGIAGWSDDGADITAEVKSYKPNDLGLYDMAGNVAEWVADVYRPIVDDEISDFNYFRGNIFMKAAIGEDGKVQVLRDSIVYDTLPTGKVVAVNLPGEVKMVPVGEQETYLRTNFSKSDNRGYRDGDPSSSRFADFYGEDEEKPAMYNSPKHKVERDEDGELVRQYDESNYRTSLINDEVRVYKGGSWRDRAYWLDPAQRRYLPQYMATDYIGFRCAMSRVGSKSKTKNKTVRGKKVR from the coding sequence ATGAAACGAACACGAATCAGCGCACTACTGTCGGCAGCCGTTATCGCCGGTTCCCTGAGCTTGCAGAGTTGCAAGAACTCCGGAGGAGGGTCCAAGAATACTTCCCGGGCCACAGGCTGGAAGATCAACGCCAAGGAAGGCGGCTTCCAGTACAATACCGACTTCAAGGAGCAGGAAACCGCACCGGGCCTGGTCTTTGTGGAAGGGGGAACCTTCACCAAGGGGAAACTGCAGGACGATGTGATGCACGATTGGAACAACACGCCGACTACGCAGCACGTGCAGTCTTTCTATATGGACGAAACCGAGGTAACCAACGTCATGTACCTGGAATATCTCGATTACCTGAAAAGCGTATATCCGCCCGAAAACCCACAATACACAGCCATCTACGAGGGTGCCTTGCCGGACACGCTTGTCTGGAGGAACCGTCTGGGCTTCAATGAGACGATGACCAACAACTACCTGCGCCACCCCGCCTATGCGGAATACCCCGTGGTGGGGGTCAACTGGGTGCAGGCCGTCCAGTTTGCGGAATGGCGTACAGACCGGGTAAACGAAGCGATGCTCGAGCGGGAGGGCTACCTGGCCGAAGACGTGAAATACCGGGCAATGAACGGGGAAATCGGGGGTACCTTCTCCACCGAGGCCTACCTGAACCGACCGGGATCCGTGTACGGCGGACAAATCGATTCCCTCACCGGGAAAAATCAAAAGGATTCCGTACCGAGCTTTGCCAAGCGCAGCAGCGGAATCATCATGCCGGAATACCGCCTGCCTACGGAAACCGAATGGGAGTATGCCGCCCAGGCGCTCCAGGGTTCCCGGGAATACAACAATTACCGCGGGCGTAAAAAATATCCCTGGGATGGCGACTACACCCGGAACGGCCAGCGGGTCGGCCGGGGCGACCAGCTCGCCAACTTCAAGCAGGGCAAAGGGGACTACGGCGGGATTGCCGGTTGGTCTGACGATGGCGCCGATATCACGGCAGAAGTCAAGTCCTACAAACCCAACGACCTGGGTCTCTATGATATGGCCGGCAACGTAGCCGAGTGGGTAGCAGATGTCTACCGTCCGATCGTAGATGACGAGATTAGCGATTTCAACTATTTCCGGGGCAACATCTTTATGAAGGCCGCTATCGGCGAGGATGGCAAAGTCCAGGTACTGCGCGACAGCATCGTTTACGACACGCTGCCAACAGGCAAAGTGGTGGCTGTCAACCTTCCGGGGGAAGTGAAAATGGTACCTGTCGGCGAACAGGAGACCTACCTCCGCACCAACTTTTCCAAATCGGACAACCGGGGTTACCGGGACGGGGATCCGAGCTCCTCGCGTTTCGCCGATTTCTACGGGGAAGATGAGGAAAAGCCTGCCATGTACAATTCCCCGAAGCATAAAGTGGAAAGGGATGAAGATGGGGAACTCGTGCGCCAGTACGATGAGAGCAATTACCGGACAAGCCTGATCAACGACGAGGTTCGGGTGTACAAGGGAGGATCCTGGAGGGATCGCGCCTACTGGCTGGACCCGGCCCAGCGCCGCTACCTGCCCCAGTATATGGCCACCGACTATATCGGCTTCCGCTGTGCAATGTCGCGGGTGGGTTCGAAATCCAAAACCAAGAACAAAACCGTACGCGGCAAAAAAGTCCGCTAA
- the pta gene encoding phosphate acetyltransferase, whose protein sequence is MNKGIYVATIEANSGKSILSLGLMRLLLGKMARVGYFRPIIDDYPDGKQDNHIATILSHFNIPLNYEEAYACTRSQVVQKTSRNREDEVLDTIIQKYKDLESRFDFILVEGTDFTGEGAIIEWDFNVLLAKNLGIPTVILSTGVGKTLEEFVNSLALACDSFRDKGVEVLMVAANKIQPENRQLVLDQMHSDLPEGVLTAAIPLNPVLGNPSMREIADALGGEVLFGARHLDKQVAHFGVGAMQLRNYLTHLVEATLVITPGDRADIILGALQANLSTNYPSISGIILTGGLVPEETIIRLIEGLSEVVPIVSVQGGTFSVTNRIGSIQPRIYAGNTLKIEQSLKDFSAYVPEDALAERLVTFRAEGITPRMFQYNLLKKAQSDVKHIVLPEGADQRVLRAAVELARYQAVRLTLLGRPEEIREKARQLQLELPGEIQLLDPRNAPQFEEYANTLYELRKHKNMELTMAQDLMSDVSYFGTMMVHKGHADGMVSGAAHTTQHTIRPALQFIRTRPGVHLVSSVFFMCLPDRVTVFGDCAINPNPDAAELAEIAISSADTTASFGIEPRVAMLSYSSGSSGQGADVDRVREATRLVRERRPDLKVEGPIQYDAAVDLKVGRSKLPDSEVAGRATVFIFPDLNTGNNTYKAVQRETGALAIGPVLQGLNKPVNDLSRGCTEDDIFNTVVITAIQAQQIRK, encoded by the coding sequence ATGAACAAAGGCATTTACGTGGCCACTATCGAGGCCAACAGCGGAAAATCCATCCTCTCCCTGGGGTTGATGCGGCTCTTGCTGGGGAAAATGGCACGGGTAGGGTATTTCCGCCCGATTATCGATGACTATCCCGACGGCAAACAGGACAACCATATAGCCACCATCCTGTCGCATTTCAACATTCCCCTCAATTATGAGGAAGCCTATGCATGCACGCGCAGCCAGGTGGTCCAAAAAACCAGCAGGAACCGGGAAGACGAGGTACTCGACACGATCATTCAGAAATACAAGGACCTGGAAAGCCGTTTTGACTTTATCCTCGTGGAGGGGACGGATTTTACGGGGGAGGGGGCCATCATCGAATGGGATTTCAACGTACTCCTGGCTAAAAACCTGGGGATCCCGACGGTCATCCTGTCTACGGGCGTGGGTAAAACCCTGGAGGAATTTGTCAATTCCCTGGCACTGGCCTGCGACTCCTTCCGCGATAAGGGAGTTGAGGTCCTCATGGTTGCGGCCAATAAAATCCAGCCGGAGAACCGGCAGCTCGTCCTGGATCAGATGCACTCCGACCTGCCGGAGGGGGTGTTGACGGCGGCCATACCTCTGAACCCGGTACTCGGCAACCCGAGTATGCGCGAAATAGCAGACGCCCTGGGCGGAGAGGTCCTGTTCGGAGCGCGGCACCTGGACAAACAGGTAGCGCATTTTGGGGTGGGGGCCATGCAACTCAGGAATTACCTGACGCACCTGGTGGAAGCCACCCTGGTAATTACCCCGGGGGACCGCGCCGATATCATCCTCGGGGCCCTGCAGGCCAACCTGTCGACGAACTACCCGTCCATTTCGGGGATCATCCTCACCGGCGGGCTTGTACCGGAGGAAACGATTATCCGCCTGATCGAAGGGTTGTCGGAAGTGGTGCCCATCGTTTCGGTCCAGGGGGGCACCTTTTCGGTCACCAACCGGATCGGGTCTATCCAGCCCCGGATTTACGCCGGGAATACCCTGAAAATCGAACAATCCCTCAAGGACTTTTCGGCCTATGTGCCAGAAGACGCATTGGCGGAGCGGTTGGTCACCTTCCGGGCTGAGGGCATCACCCCGCGGATGTTCCAGTACAACTTGCTCAAAAAAGCCCAGTCGGACGTAAAACACATCGTGTTGCCGGAGGGTGCGGACCAGCGGGTCCTCCGGGCTGCCGTGGAACTGGCCAGGTATCAGGCCGTCCGCCTCACCCTGCTGGGGCGGCCTGAAGAGATCCGGGAGAAGGCCCGGCAGCTCCAGCTGGAACTTCCCGGGGAGATCCAACTTCTGGACCCCCGGAATGCCCCGCAGTTTGAGGAGTATGCCAACACGCTGTATGAGCTGCGAAAGCACAAGAACATGGAACTGACCATGGCACAGGACCTGATGTCCGATGTGTCCTATTTCGGCACAATGATGGTCCATAAGGGACACGCCGACGGCATGGTGTCCGGGGCGGCCCATACCACCCAGCACACCATCCGTCCCGCCCTGCAGTTTATCAGGACACGACCCGGGGTGCACCTGGTTTCCTCCGTATTTTTTATGTGCCTCCCAGACCGGGTAACCGTTTTCGGCGACTGCGCCATCAACCCGAACCCGGACGCGGCGGAGCTCGCCGAAATCGCCATTTCCTCCGCGGATACCACAGCCTCCTTCGGGATTGAACCCCGGGTAGCCATGCTGTCCTATTCCTCGGGGAGTTCCGGCCAGGGCGCCGATGTGGACCGGGTGCGGGAAGCCACGCGCCTGGTGCGGGAACGCAGGCCCGACCTGAAGGTGGAGGGCCCGATCCAGTACGATGCCGCCGTAGACCTGAAAGTGGGACGCAGCAAACTGCCCGACTCCGAGGTTGCCGGGCGGGCAACGGTTTTTATATTTCCGGACCTGAACACCGGGAACAATACCTACAAGGCTGTGCAGCGGGAAACGGGCGCGCTGGCCATCGGCCCGGTCCTGCAGGGCCTGAACAAGCCGGTAAACGACCTGAGCCGCGGCTGTACCGAGGACGATATCTTCAATACTGTTGTCATTACCGCCATCCAGGCCCAGCAAATCCGAAAATGA
- a CDS encoding universal stress protein has product MKNILIPTDFSTNAWRAIEYALLFFKDETCTFYLLHVYSPAFYRVDYMTGGPEMSGIPDVGVDISIRGLEQTLKDIKKEYQNPRYRFELVSSFNTLTDEIRELSQRKQMDLIVMGTQGATGARQVFLGSNTVHVIRKTRTPLLAVPSQTTYRPPRMALFPSDYLSHYKREDLKPALDFIRAHDSRVLILHILEKGGLTDTQKDNKRHLERCMEEIEYEIVEEPAGKLPEAILQFIAEHPIDLLVMMNRGHSFLERLLVRQNIDQIGFHVKIPFLVAPDTCDPAA; this is encoded by the coding sequence ATGAAAAATATCCTGATACCCACTGACTTTTCGACAAATGCCTGGCGGGCTATTGAATATGCGCTGCTTTTTTTCAAGGATGAAACGTGCACCTTCTACCTCTTGCACGTCTATTCGCCTGCATTCTACCGCGTGGATTACATGACTGGCGGACCGGAAATGAGCGGTATCCCGGATGTAGGGGTGGATATATCCATACGCGGGCTGGAACAAACCCTGAAAGATATCAAAAAGGAGTACCAAAACCCGAGATACCGGTTTGAACTCGTGTCGTCTTTCAATACGCTTACCGACGAAATCCGGGAACTTTCCCAGCGCAAGCAGATGGACCTGATCGTAATGGGGACGCAGGGAGCCACCGGGGCCAGGCAGGTGTTTTTAGGTTCCAATACGGTCCACGTGATTCGCAAAACCCGGACGCCCCTGCTGGCCGTTCCCTCCCAGACAACCTACCGCCCCCCGCGGATGGCGCTCTTCCCGAGCGATTACCTGAGCCACTACAAAAGGGAAGACCTGAAACCGGCCCTGGACTTCATCCGGGCCCATGACTCGCGGGTGCTGATTTTGCATATCCTGGAAAAAGGCGGGCTCACAGATACGCAAAAAGATAACAAGCGCCACCTGGAACGCTGCATGGAGGAAATCGAGTACGAAATTGTCGAAGAACCCGCCGGGAAGCTCCCCGAAGCAATCCTCCAGTTCATAGCGGAGCACCCTATCGATCTGCTGGTGATGATGAACCGGGGCCATTCCTTTTTGGAGCGACTTCTCGTCCGCCAGAACATCGATCAGATTGGTTTCCATGTGAAAATTCCCTTCCTGGTAGCCCCGGACACCTGTGATCCGGCCGCGTGA
- the pdhA gene encoding pyruvate dehydrogenase (acetyl-transferring) E1 component subunit alpha: MKKVTKEVYLKWYEDMLFWRKFEDKLAAVYIQQKVRGFLHLYNGQEAVLAGSLHAMDLEKDRMITAYRNHVQPIGLGVDPKRVMAELYGKVTGTSKGMGGSMHIFSKEHRFYGGHGIVGGQIPLGAGLAFADKYFERDAVTLCYMGDGAVRQGSLHETFNLAMLWQLPVVFICENNGYAMGTSVARTAHSTEIWKLGLGYEMPCGPVDGMDPVTVAEEVYKAVDRARTGGGPTFLEMKTYRYRGHSMSDAQHYRTKEEVEEYKKIDPITQVLDVIKDKRYATDEEISEIDKRVKQRVKECEKFAEESDFPPVEQLYDTVYEQEDYPFLAHKL, translated from the coding sequence ATGAAAAAAGTTACCAAGGAAGTATATCTGAAGTGGTATGAGGATATGCTGTTCTGGCGGAAGTTTGAGGACAAGCTGGCCGCAGTATATATACAACAAAAGGTCCGCGGGTTTCTGCACCTTTACAATGGACAGGAAGCGGTGCTTGCCGGTTCCCTCCACGCCATGGACCTGGAAAAAGACCGGATGATTACGGCTTACAGGAACCACGTACAGCCCATTGGCCTGGGTGTCGATCCGAAACGCGTCATGGCCGAGTTGTACGGGAAGGTCACCGGCACCTCCAAGGGCATGGGGGGATCCATGCACATCTTCTCAAAAGAACACCGTTTCTATGGCGGACACGGCATCGTGGGCGGGCAGATCCCGCTGGGGGCCGGGCTCGCCTTTGCCGATAAGTATTTTGAGCGGGACGCCGTGACCCTTTGTTACATGGGGGACGGGGCGGTTCGCCAGGGAAGCCTGCACGAAACGTTCAACCTGGCCATGCTCTGGCAACTACCGGTAGTTTTTATCTGTGAAAACAATGGCTATGCCATGGGGACCTCTGTAGCACGGACGGCCCATTCCACGGAGATCTGGAAACTCGGGCTGGGGTATGAAATGCCCTGCGGCCCGGTAGACGGTATGGACCCGGTTACCGTAGCGGAAGAAGTTTACAAGGCCGTGGACCGCGCGCGTACCGGCGGCGGACCCACCTTCCTGGAAATGAAAACCTACCGCTATCGGGGGCATTCCATGTCCGATGCCCAGCATTACCGGACCAAGGAAGAAGTGGAGGAATACAAGAAAATCGACCCGATTACCCAGGTACTCGATGTGATCAAAGACAAGCGCTATGCCACGGACGAGGAAATTTCGGAAATCGACAAACGGGTGAAGCAGCGGGTGAAGGAGTGCGAGAAATTTGCGGAAGAATCCGATTTCCCGCCGGTGGAACAACTTTACGATACGGTATACGAACAGGAAGACTACCCGTTCCTGGCCCACAAATTATAA
- a CDS encoding cytidine deaminase encodes MQKKHIGFDLNIYPDPAELSGDDRALLAAAREATSGSYSPYSKFPVGAAIELATGEVVIGSNQENASYPSGLCAERVAVFQAGARFPGTPVRTLAVYVGNPGGSLHKPAAPCGNCRQSLLEYEHRQEGPIRILLQAGGGAVYECPSIRALLPLGFDPEFLS; translated from the coding sequence ATGCAGAAAAAACATATCGGTTTTGACCTGAACATCTACCCGGATCCCGCGGAACTTTCCGGGGATGACCGGGCTTTGCTGGCCGCTGCCCGGGAGGCGACCTCGGGCTCCTATTCCCCGTATTCCAAATTCCCCGTTGGGGCGGCGATTGAATTGGCGACCGGGGAGGTGGTTATCGGCAGCAATCAGGAGAATGCCTCTTATCCATCCGGGCTTTGCGCGGAGCGGGTGGCCGTTTTCCAGGCCGGTGCCCGGTTTCCGGGGACCCCGGTCCGGACCCTGGCCGTATATGTGGGGAACCCCGGGGGAAGCCTCCACAAGCCCGCGGCGCCCTGTGGGAATTGCAGGCAATCCCTGCTGGAGTACGAACACCGGCAGGAAGGCCCGATCCGAATCCTGTTGCAGGCCGGGGGAGGAGCCGTCTACGAATGCCCGTCCATCCGCGCTTTGCTACCCCTGGGATTCGACCCGGAATTCCTCTCCTGA
- the porV gene encoding type IX secretion system outer membrane channel protein PorV, whose protein sequence is MNSIMKKISLLLLLAISVKSMAQDGERVITTAVPFLTIASDARASGMGDVGVATSTDAFSQQWNPAKFAFAERKMGVGISYTPYLESIITDIALLNGSFYNKINDRSAFAVSIRYFTLGEIELRNTFQENGTTVKPNELAIDGSYSLKLSETFAMAVGGRFINSNLEIPQLDNAVQAGSTFAVDVAGYYRGPEKAYDSFDGRWRAGFNISNLGGKIKYDDGGQENFLPTNLGLGGGFDFIFDFDNELSLTAEINKLLVPTPQDFDGDGDLDADDNQEYQSIGFFEGVFTSLGDAPDGFGEELKEMTWALGAEYKYRDQFMLRGGYFNESEEKGFRKFFSLGAGFRYNNVQIDLSYLFSTAQVRNPLENTLRFSLSFALGEEFYND, encoded by the coding sequence ATGAACAGTATAATGAAGAAAATCAGCCTATTGCTCCTCCTGGCAATCAGCGTAAAATCCATGGCCCAGGACGGGGAACGCGTCATCACCACAGCCGTACCATTTTTGACCATCGCTTCCGACGCCCGGGCGTCGGGGATGGGCGATGTGGGCGTGGCCACCAGCACGGATGCTTTTTCCCAGCAATGGAATCCGGCCAAATTTGCCTTTGCAGAACGGAAAATGGGTGTGGGCATCAGCTATACGCCCTACCTGGAGAGCATAATCACCGATATTGCACTTCTCAATGGTAGTTTCTACAACAAAATCAATGACCGGAGCGCATTTGCCGTTTCCATCCGCTATTTTACCCTGGGGGAAATTGAATTGCGGAATACCTTCCAGGAAAACGGCACCACGGTCAAACCAAACGAACTGGCTATTGACGGTTCCTATTCGCTGAAACTCAGCGAGACCTTTGCCATGGCTGTTGGCGGACGCTTTATCAACTCCAACCTGGAAATCCCCCAGCTGGACAATGCCGTCCAGGCCGGAAGCACCTTTGCGGTGGATGTGGCGGGGTATTACCGGGGTCCTGAAAAGGCCTATGACAGTTTTGACGGCCGCTGGCGCGCCGGGTTCAATATTTCCAACCTGGGGGGCAAGATCAAGTACGACGACGGAGGACAGGAAAACTTCCTGCCCACCAACCTCGGGCTCGGGGGTGGTTTCGATTTTATTTTCGACTTCGACAACGAGCTTTCACTTACGGCGGAAATCAACAAGCTCCTGGTTCCGACGCCCCAGGATTTTGACGGGGACGGGGACCTGGATGCAGACGACAATCAGGAATACCAGAGTATTGGATTCTTCGAAGGGGTATTCACCTCCCTGGGGGATGCACCGGACGGTTTCGGAGAAGAGCTCAAGGAAATGACCTGGGCCCTCGGCGCCGAGTACAAATACCGCGACCAGTTTATGCTGCGCGGGGGCTATTTCAACGAATCGGAGGAAAAAGGTTTCCGGAAGTTCTTCAGCCTGGGAGCCGGTTTCCGGTACAACAACGTACAGATTGACCTGTCCTACCTGTTTTCCACGGCACAGGTTCGCAACCCGCTGGAGAATACGCTGCGCTTTTCGCTCAGCTTCGCCCTGGGGGAAGAATTCTATAACGACTGA
- a CDS encoding acetate/propionate family kinase: MKNQADMNRVILVLNSGSSSLKFQVLRMPGETRICQGMVERIGAGDARLKFDSGKAKYERQLAVTDHKEALRHIVSALLDPDTGVLRDSKDVAAVGHRVVHGGTRFTGTTRVDAAVKEAIADLSRLAPLHNPANLEGIRQAESFFPEAIQVAVFDTAFHQTIPMKARRYAIPESLYREHGVQVYGFHGTSHKYIAEQLRPHLPEDGKLVCLHLGSGCSATAIRGGISLDHSLGFTPSNGLVMGSRSGDIDHGVIFYMVESLGYPLEEVKRILSRESGLKGLTGKSDLRDIEAAAATGDPDCQLALEMAAYRIRKYIGAYAAAMNGLDGVAFTAGIGEHSSRMRELVCRDMEFLGIRLDADCNAAPGPGLQSIHAEDSRVKLWVVPTDEELEIARQTYQVLTGSA; encoded by the coding sequence ATGAAAAATCAAGCCGACATGAACCGCGTGATCCTCGTATTGAATTCCGGCAGTTCCTCCCTGAAGTTCCAGGTCCTGCGGATGCCCGGGGAAACCCGGATTTGCCAGGGGATGGTAGAACGAATCGGGGCAGGGGATGCCCGCTTAAAATTCGATTCGGGCAAAGCGAAATACGAGCGACAACTGGCCGTAACCGATCACAAGGAGGCCCTCAGGCATATTGTTTCGGCATTACTGGACCCGGACACCGGGGTGCTCCGGGATTCAAAGGATGTTGCTGCCGTCGGCCACCGTGTGGTCCATGGCGGGACGCGGTTTACCGGAACCACCCGGGTGGATGCAGCGGTTAAGGAAGCCATTGCCGACCTGTCCCGACTGGCCCCTTTGCACAACCCGGCCAACCTGGAAGGTATCCGGCAGGCCGAGTCGTTTTTTCCTGAAGCCATCCAGGTGGCCGTATTCGATACCGCCTTCCACCAGACCATCCCCATGAAGGCCCGGCGATATGCAATCCCGGAATCCCTGTACAGGGAACACGGGGTGCAGGTATACGGATTTCACGGCACGAGCCACAAGTACATCGCAGAGCAGTTAAGGCCGCATCTGCCCGAAGACGGAAAACTCGTTTGCCTGCACCTGGGAAGCGGGTGCAGCGCCACAGCCATCCGGGGAGGCATCAGCCTGGACCACAGCCTGGGGTTCACCCCCAGCAATGGATTGGTCATGGGTTCGCGAAGCGGGGATATCGACCACGGCGTTATTTTTTATATGGTGGAAAGCCTGGGGTATCCGCTCGAAGAAGTGAAACGCATCCTCAGCAGGGAAAGCGGGTTGAAGGGGCTTACCGGGAAAAGCGACTTGCGGGATATCGAGGCGGCGGCGGCAACCGGTGATCCGGATTGCCAGTTGGCGCTGGAAATGGCGGCGTACCGGATCCGGAAATATATCGGCGCGTACGCAGCTGCAATGAACGGCCTGGACGGAGTTGCCTTTACTGCCGGGATCGGGGAGCATTCCTCCCGTATGCGGGAGCTGGTTTGCCGGGATATGGAATTTCTCGGCATCCGGCTGGATGCCGATTGCAATGCCGCTCCCGGGCCGGGGTTACAGTCCATCCACGCGGAGGATTCCCGGGTGAAACTCTGGGTGGTGCCTACGGATGAGGAACTCGAAATTGCGCGGCAGACGTATCAGGTGCTGACGGGTTCGGCATAA